A single region of the Solwaraspora sp. WMMD791 genome encodes:
- a CDS encoding FAD-binding protein — translation MAVAAAALTRLADELSGTLSTPEDPEYVDCRLPFLAQLDERLPQVVVRAAAAADVRAGLAFARAHGLDVAVRSGGHSFADRCSTDGLLLDLGGLRQLRRDGDLVTAGPGLRMREMRRRLATDGRTVSAGWCPDVGLGGAVLGGGYGSLGRLYGLGSDHLVAAEVVLADGRTVWCDADREPDLFWALRGAGGGLLGVVTTFVLRARPAVPATFFECRWPVRHAVDVIGTWLGWAPEAPDEVNCESVLVGPHDPADEPYVAVFGMSVGTGTGFLDRFAPDPEHVEIRELPAAAAVAVSYPESPDDLEVTGPPWGVSAGRRLCRSEFFDRTLPPDAVAALVEHLVADRAAGQSRELEFIPWGGAYGRVAPHATAFVHRRARFILRHTGYAVRRTTDAVRRDTRRWVDRSRALAHPWGSGLIYPNYPEPDRSPLDPAYHGTNLDRLRRTVARYDPDAVFTR, via the coding sequence ATGGCTGTCGCTGCAGCCGCGTTGACCCGGCTCGCCGACGAGCTGTCCGGCACGCTGTCGACGCCGGAGGACCCGGAGTACGTCGACTGCCGGCTGCCGTTCCTCGCCCAGCTCGACGAACGGCTGCCGCAGGTCGTGGTGCGGGCGGCCGCCGCCGCCGACGTCCGGGCCGGGCTCGCGTTCGCCCGCGCCCATGGGCTCGACGTGGCGGTACGCAGCGGCGGGCACAGCTTCGCCGACCGGTGCAGCACCGACGGGCTGCTGCTGGACCTCGGCGGGCTGCGACAGCTGCGGCGCGACGGCGACCTGGTCACCGCCGGCCCTGGGCTGCGGATGCGCGAGATGCGGCGGCGGCTGGCCACCGACGGGCGGACCGTCTCCGCCGGCTGGTGCCCGGACGTGGGACTCGGCGGTGCCGTGCTCGGCGGCGGGTACGGCAGCCTCGGCCGGCTGTACGGCCTGGGCAGCGATCATCTGGTCGCCGCCGAGGTGGTGCTCGCCGACGGCCGTACCGTGTGGTGCGACGCCGACCGCGAGCCGGACCTGTTCTGGGCGTTGCGCGGCGCCGGCGGCGGCCTGCTCGGCGTGGTCACCACGTTCGTGCTGCGCGCCCGGCCGGCGGTGCCGGCGACGTTCTTCGAGTGCCGCTGGCCGGTGCGCCACGCGGTGGACGTCATCGGCACCTGGCTGGGCTGGGCACCGGAGGCACCCGACGAGGTCAACTGCGAGTCCGTTCTGGTCGGCCCGCACGACCCGGCCGACGAGCCGTACGTGGCCGTGTTCGGCATGAGCGTCGGCACCGGCACCGGCTTCCTGGACCGGTTCGCCCCGGACCCGGAGCACGTCGAGATCCGCGAGCTGCCGGCGGCGGCAGCGGTTGCGGTGAGCTACCCGGAGAGCCCCGACGACCTGGAGGTGACCGGACCGCCGTGGGGCGTCTCGGCGGGCCGGCGGCTGTGCCGCTCGGAGTTTTTCGACCGGACGCTGCCGCCGGACGCGGTCGCGGCTCTGGTCGAGCACCTGGTGGCCGACCGGGCCGCTGGGCAGTCCCGCGAGCTGGAGTTCATCCCGTGGGGCGGGGCCTACGGGCGGGTCGCCCCGCACGCGACGGCGTTCGTGCACCGCCGGGCCCGGTTCATCCTCCGGCACACCGGTTACGCGGTCCGCCGTACCACCGACGCCGTCCGGCGGGACACCCGACGCTGGGTGGACCGGTCCAGGGCGCTCGCCCACCCGTGGGGGTCGGGCCTGATCTACCCCAACTATCCGGAGCCCGACCGGTCCCCGCTGGACCCGGCCTACCACGGCACCAACCTCGACCGGCTCCGCCGGACCGTGGCCCGCTACGACCCCGACGCTGTCTTCACCCGCTGA
- a CDS encoding AAA family ATPase, whose product MQVIAIMNYKGGVGKTTLTANLGADVASRGHKVLLIDLDPQANLTFSFYSVDQWREELSKDATIMRWYEGEMPGREVELQDLIVTPPRVNAELEESGGRLDLISSHLKLIDIDLRLAARLGAGTTLGESKRKFLDLHGCLARALRHEEFERYDLVLIDCAPNFGLVTKTAIVASDHVLVPAKPDYLSTLGIQYLASNCDELVAEYNDYVNHGAAKNDSDRAIRTRYLGVVFTMVKFHAKKPIGAQRYYMEDVRLNSDILPLNGMIRDSPRYFGDAGEGGVPAVLRAPVTDDVVVEFRKLTTEILDSVGTGAAR is encoded by the coding sequence GTGCAGGTCATCGCGATCATGAACTACAAAGGTGGTGTCGGCAAGACGACACTAACGGCAAATCTGGGTGCCGATGTTGCGAGTCGTGGGCACAAGGTGCTACTGATCGACCTTGATCCGCAGGCGAACCTTACCTTCTCTTTCTACAGCGTAGACCAGTGGCGGGAGGAGCTCAGCAAGGACGCGACGATCATGCGGTGGTATGAGGGGGAGATGCCGGGCCGTGAGGTCGAACTGCAGGATCTCATCGTTACGCCGCCTCGGGTCAACGCGGAACTGGAGGAGTCGGGGGGTCGACTCGACCTGATCTCCTCGCACCTGAAGCTCATTGACATCGACCTGCGACTCGCTGCGCGCCTCGGCGCCGGTACCACCCTCGGTGAGTCCAAGCGTAAGTTCCTCGACCTGCACGGATGTCTCGCGCGTGCGCTCCGGCACGAGGAGTTCGAGCGGTACGATCTCGTCCTCATCGACTGCGCGCCGAACTTCGGCCTGGTCACCAAGACTGCGATTGTCGCCAGCGACCATGTCCTGGTGCCGGCCAAGCCCGACTACCTGTCCACGCTCGGCATCCAGTATCTGGCCAGCAACTGTGACGAACTGGTCGCAGAGTACAACGATTATGTCAATCACGGCGCCGCAAAGAATGACAGTGACAGGGCTATCCGGACCAGGTATCTCGGGGTGGTCTTCACAATGGTGAAGTTCCACGCCAAGAAGCCAATCGGTGCTCAGCGGTACTACATGGAAGATGTTCGCCTCAACAGCGACATCCTGCCGCTAAACGGCATGATCCGGGACAGCCCTCGGTATTTCGGCGACGCAGGGGAAGGTGGTGTGCCGGCCGTGCTGCGTGCGCCGGTTACCGACGACGTGGTCGTCGAGTTCCGCAAGCTGACCACGGAGATCCTCGACTCTGTCGGAACGGGGGCAGCACGGTGA
- a CDS encoding helix-turn-helix transcriptional regulator — protein sequence MIIVDPRWPTTLRALRKQSGLSYRELGRRVAYSSSYLCELEAGRKTPTVQVARHLDVALGAGGRLAQLVVDDAGQLDDDQRSRLAAGDTSAAAAEALAVILAQHRHLEDAVGSAAVVDAAAAHLAAVEQLTSSATGAGRARLLHLVAQSAQLVGWLQMTLGRYAQARRVLAQAEAAAVAAGDVDLTALVISFQGHLAELCGRPAEAAELSRAALAGGTEVYIGERVYDTLQLARAVAHVDGRRAATETIREADQLGAEFEISGGDPPPWHYYRSSAFLTMERGLVHAIHSGVDRHAADAAIADLTAGLAALPDEQRHAEWAGDYLLALADVHSAIGDRKAATLALDEVAVVADATGSARLRQAVRKRPANG from the coding sequence ATGATCATCGTTGATCCACGCTGGCCGACCACCCTGCGTGCCTTGCGTAAGCAGTCTGGTCTCTCCTATCGGGAACTTGGACGACGGGTCGCCTACTCGTCCAGCTACCTGTGCGAACTCGAAGCTGGCCGCAAGACGCCGACGGTTCAGGTCGCCAGGCACCTCGACGTCGCACTCGGCGCGGGCGGTCGATTGGCGCAGCTTGTCGTCGACGACGCGGGGCAACTCGACGACGACCAGCGTTCCCGTCTCGCGGCCGGCGACACCAGTGCCGCCGCAGCAGAGGCACTGGCGGTGATTCTCGCCCAACATCGGCATCTCGAAGATGCCGTCGGATCGGCTGCGGTCGTCGACGCCGCAGCCGCGCACCTGGCTGCGGTCGAGCAGTTGACTTCCAGCGCCACCGGGGCTGGTCGAGCCAGGCTGCTGCATCTCGTCGCACAGTCCGCGCAACTGGTCGGATGGCTGCAGATGACCCTTGGCCGGTACGCGCAAGCCCGTCGAGTTCTCGCTCAGGCCGAAGCAGCGGCAGTGGCTGCGGGGGACGTCGACCTGACCGCTCTCGTGATCAGCTTCCAGGGACATCTGGCGGAACTGTGCGGGCGTCCGGCGGAAGCTGCGGAACTGTCCCGAGCGGCGCTTGCTGGCGGCACCGAGGTCTATATCGGTGAGCGGGTCTACGACACACTTCAGCTCGCTCGGGCCGTGGCACACGTGGACGGCCGGCGCGCAGCGACTGAGACAATCCGAGAAGCTGATCAACTCGGTGCGGAGTTCGAGATCAGTGGCGGTGACCCGCCGCCGTGGCACTACTACCGGTCATCCGCCTTCCTGACGATGGAACGCGGCCTCGTACACGCGATCCATTCCGGCGTCGACCGGCATGCCGCCGATGCCGCGATCGCCGACCTGACCGCTGGTCTTGCTGCCCTTCCAGATGAGCAACGGCACGCGGAGTGGGCCGGTGACTACCTACTCGCGTTGGCCGACGTGCATTCGGCGATCGGCGACCGGAAAGCGGCGACCCTTGCGTTGGACGAAGTCGCTGTGGTCGCCGACGCCACCGGGTCGGCACGTCTGCGTCAAGCTGTTCGCAAGCGGCCGGCGAACGGCTGA
- a CDS encoding ABC transporter ATP-binding protein, translated as MSEVTAPYWRLETPTDELGPWQVIRGLPDALGPALRLIRQAAPRAAVTVLVLHLVAGVATTYGLVATAGVLERLFAAGPTGARLESAVPALALVVLAFATRAGLEIAATLAQARIAPAVRRLADERLVAAGLAVELTAFDDPRFLDRMFRARDRGLLYLQRIVDNLVEAIGALLAVTAAAVSLTVLHPVLLPILLVTVLPDGWAALRAARLGYASNARLVALNRRVSMVTDLATEREPAAEVRATQAQDSVLTRYRQAADLVRDEEVAVASAQVRARARGRALAGVALGGVFAALWLLLDAGWIPLAVAGTALIATRTAVAALARLVRTADQLFEQGLYVADFHAFLADAVTRTRAAAGPAAPAAPQRIELRDVGFHYPGSAPVLHGVNLTLHCGQTVALVGENGSGKTTLAKIIAGLYRPTAGSVTWDGTDLATLHPATVADRVMMVLQDPVRWPDSARLNVRMGRFDRADPHDEALRRAARQALADEVVDPLPQGWDTLLTTAFTGGVDLSGGQWQRLAVARGLFRDAPVLIWDEPTAPLDARAEYAVYEALRRLAAGRTVVLITHRLASVRNCDRIYLMHDGEIVEQGSHQELLALGGRYAELSTLQARMAEDPWLSLQPR; from the coding sequence ATGTCCGAGGTGACCGCACCGTACTGGCGGTTGGAGACCCCGACCGACGAGCTGGGTCCGTGGCAGGTCATCCGAGGGCTGCCGGACGCGCTCGGTCCCGCCCTGCGGCTGATCCGGCAGGCGGCCCCGCGCGCGGCCGTGACCGTCCTGGTCCTGCACCTCGTCGCCGGGGTCGCGACCACGTACGGGCTGGTCGCCACAGCCGGTGTGCTGGAGCGGCTGTTCGCGGCCGGGCCGACCGGGGCCCGGCTGGAGTCGGCCGTGCCCGCGCTCGCCCTCGTGGTGCTGGCCTTCGCCACCCGGGCCGGTCTGGAGATCGCGGCCACCCTGGCCCAGGCCCGGATCGCCCCAGCGGTACGTCGCCTCGCCGACGAACGGCTCGTCGCGGCCGGGTTGGCGGTGGAGCTGACCGCGTTCGACGATCCGCGGTTCCTCGACCGGATGTTCCGGGCCCGCGACCGGGGCCTGCTCTACCTGCAGCGGATCGTCGACAACCTGGTCGAGGCGATCGGCGCGCTGCTGGCCGTCACCGCGGCGGCGGTCAGCCTGACCGTGCTGCACCCGGTGCTGCTACCGATCCTGCTGGTCACCGTACTGCCGGACGGGTGGGCGGCGCTGCGGGCGGCCCGGCTCGGTTACGCGAGCAACGCCCGGCTGGTCGCGCTGAACCGCCGGGTGTCGATGGTGACCGACCTGGCGACCGAACGGGAACCGGCCGCCGAGGTGCGCGCCACCCAGGCTCAGGACAGTGTGCTGACCCGGTACCGGCAGGCCGCCGACCTGGTCCGCGACGAGGAGGTGGCGGTCGCGTCGGCTCAGGTACGGGCGCGGGCCCGGGGGCGTGCCCTGGCCGGTGTCGCGCTCGGCGGCGTGTTCGCGGCCCTGTGGCTGCTGCTCGACGCCGGATGGATCCCGCTCGCCGTCGCCGGCACGGCGCTGATCGCCACCCGGACAGCCGTGGCGGCGCTTGCCCGCCTGGTGCGCACCGCCGACCAACTGTTCGAGCAGGGCCTGTACGTCGCCGACTTCCACGCGTTCCTCGCCGACGCGGTCACCCGTACCCGGGCGGCGGCCGGGCCGGCGGCACCGGCCGCCCCGCAGCGGATCGAGCTGCGCGACGTCGGCTTCCACTACCCCGGCTCGGCGCCGGTGCTGCACGGGGTGAACCTGACCCTGCACTGCGGACAGACGGTGGCGCTGGTCGGCGAGAACGGCTCCGGGAAGACCACCCTCGCGAAGATCATTGCCGGGCTGTACCGGCCGACCGCCGGGTCGGTGACCTGGGACGGCACCGACCTGGCCACGCTGCACCCGGCCACCGTCGCCGACCGGGTGATGATGGTGCTGCAGGACCCGGTCCGCTGGCCCGACTCGGCCCGACTCAACGTCCGGATGGGACGGTTCGACCGGGCCGACCCGCACGACGAGGCGCTGCGCCGGGCCGCCCGCCAGGCGCTCGCCGACGAGGTGGTCGACCCGCTGCCGCAGGGCTGGGACACGCTGCTGACCACCGCGTTCACCGGCGGCGTCGACCTGTCCGGCGGCCAGTGGCAGCGGCTCGCGGTGGCCCGGGGCCTGTTCCGCGACGCGCCGGTGCTGATCTGGGACGAGCCGACCGCGCCGCTGGACGCCCGCGCCGAGTACGCCGTCTACGAGGCGCTGCGCCGGCTCGCCGCCGGCCGCACCGTCGTGCTGATCACCCACCGGCTGGCCAGCGTGCGCAACTGTGACCGGATCTACCTGATGCACGACGGCGAGATCGTCGAGCAGGGCAGCCACCAGGAGCTGCTCGCGTTGGGCGGCCGGTACGCCGAGCTGTCCACCCTGCAGGCCCGGATGGCAGAGGACCCATGGCTGTCGCTGCAGCCGCGTTGA
- a CDS encoding type 2 lanthipeptide synthetase LanM family protein yields the protein MTASFDPVLDRLVVPAVERLAVQLRDVPDLGAGEREAIVAAATRAWREAVRPKVTRALVLDVHAARITGRLAGPDPRARWEHWLELATADGFWPSLDARFPTLRQRVGTVLTNARRAVTAFAYRFAADRADLPPTVLPPGDATLIDVEFGSGDTHRGGQSVAVVRCATGPVVYKPRSLHVDAALAGLVARLLPDEPAATRIRVPAVLARDGYGWAAHVAHRYCADDDELHTFYRGLGQWTAIMRMLGGSDLHAENLIAAGPVPVVVDCETLFTPQPPLLPSGYGLATDRAARALSSSVLGTGLLPGRGVALAWRGLDPSGAGGLKGEQPNVSVPVLVDEGTDQVRLAYADFDPPEAANQPSAEPVLARFWGDVCDAFDELTDRLREMDRSGRLDPLLTAFVGGEVRVVRRDTETYAELARMLWHPTSLHDEPAARATVTDLLIRHGQRAAAAPDEPEVVATEVADLLVGDIPMFTMQASTQLIGDALRRWREADQELDRQVLRSALISAYLSETPPAPPGPPLVPRLVRPNDLDRRRRALAADVVRILLATAVRGTDRTATWIAPVIVANAGWAVQPLPTDMYLGTAGIAVLLAAYRHEVAAGRADPVDGAAELLDAVLASMRAAEDQTEADRATGIPIRPDPAGGYVGLGARIWAWLLLRQLLGDGPVSAGVTAGEPMAGEPMADEALRRARAVAALVPPAVRAADAYDLLRGPAGAIVPLLRLAELDGDARWVETAGAIGEHLRAAARPAGPTGGSSPASGDAQAFPTAAWWPGPFATDGLGGVSHGATGIGWALSHLDGCHDLAAAAFRYEESLYDPGLPGWLDMRKPERPTDAAAWCHGSVGIGIVAADQLRRSPDAPTRDRWTDMLRRAAAASWPAGMGANHTLCHGELGTWELLRAAMAADVAPPQVDADELDARVLTGIEEFGAVAGPNRDAFRPGLLHGIGGIGYQLLRMHPQCPLPSVLLPDPGPPGRLA from the coding sequence ATGACAGCGAGTTTCGACCCTGTTCTGGACCGTCTGGTCGTGCCGGCAGTCGAGCGACTGGCGGTCCAGCTCAGGGACGTCCCTGACCTGGGCGCCGGCGAACGGGAGGCGATCGTCGCCGCCGCTACCCGGGCGTGGCGCGAAGCGGTTCGCCCGAAGGTGACCCGGGCCCTGGTGCTGGACGTGCACGCCGCGCGGATCACCGGCAGGTTGGCCGGGCCGGACCCGCGTGCCCGGTGGGAACACTGGCTGGAACTGGCCACCGCCGACGGATTCTGGCCGTCGCTGGACGCCCGCTTCCCGACGCTGCGCCAGCGGGTCGGCACGGTGCTGACCAACGCCCGCCGGGCGGTGACGGCGTTCGCGTACCGGTTCGCGGCGGACCGGGCCGATCTGCCGCCCACGGTGTTGCCGCCGGGCGACGCCACGCTGATCGACGTCGAGTTCGGCTCCGGGGACACACACCGCGGCGGGCAGAGCGTCGCGGTGGTCCGCTGCGCCACCGGACCGGTCGTATACAAGCCGCGGTCCCTGCACGTCGACGCGGCGCTGGCCGGGCTCGTCGCCCGGCTGCTGCCCGACGAGCCGGCAGCCACCCGGATCCGGGTGCCCGCGGTCCTGGCCCGCGACGGGTACGGCTGGGCCGCCCACGTCGCCCACCGCTACTGCGCCGACGACGACGAGTTGCACACGTTCTACCGGGGACTCGGCCAGTGGACCGCCATCATGCGCATGCTCGGCGGCAGCGACCTGCACGCGGAGAACCTGATCGCCGCCGGACCGGTGCCGGTGGTCGTCGACTGCGAGACCCTGTTCACCCCGCAGCCGCCGCTGCTCCCGTCGGGGTACGGGCTGGCCACCGACCGGGCCGCCCGTGCACTCAGTTCGTCGGTGCTGGGCACCGGACTGCTGCCCGGACGGGGCGTCGCGCTGGCGTGGCGCGGGCTGGATCCGTCCGGGGCCGGCGGCCTCAAGGGCGAGCAGCCGAACGTGTCCGTACCGGTGCTGGTCGACGAGGGCACCGACCAGGTCCGCCTCGCGTACGCCGATTTCGATCCCCCCGAGGCCGCCAACCAGCCGAGCGCCGAGCCGGTCCTGGCCCGATTCTGGGGCGACGTGTGCGACGCCTTCGACGAGCTGACCGACCGGCTGCGGGAAATGGACCGGAGTGGCCGGCTCGACCCGTTGCTCACCGCGTTCGTCGGCGGCGAGGTGCGCGTCGTCCGCCGCGACACCGAGACGTACGCCGAACTGGCCCGGATGCTGTGGCACCCGACCTCGCTGCACGACGAGCCGGCGGCCCGGGCCACGGTCACCGATCTGCTGATCCGGCACGGGCAACGCGCCGCCGCAGCGCCCGACGAGCCCGAGGTCGTCGCCACCGAGGTCGCCGACCTGCTCGTCGGGGACATCCCGATGTTCACCATGCAGGCGAGCACACAGCTCATCGGCGACGCGCTGCGCCGCTGGCGCGAGGCCGACCAGGAGCTGGACCGCCAGGTGCTACGGTCCGCGCTGATCAGCGCCTATCTGAGCGAGACGCCACCCGCGCCGCCCGGCCCGCCGCTGGTCCCCCGGCTGGTGCGTCCGAACGATCTGGACCGACGTCGGCGGGCGCTCGCCGCAGACGTCGTCCGCATCCTGCTCGCCACCGCCGTGCGGGGCACGGACCGGACGGCCACCTGGATCGCGCCGGTGATCGTGGCCAATGCCGGCTGGGCGGTGCAGCCGTTGCCCACCGACATGTATCTCGGCACCGCCGGGATCGCGGTGCTGCTCGCCGCGTACCGGCACGAGGTGGCGGCGGGACGCGCCGATCCGGTCGACGGGGCCGCCGAACTGCTCGACGCCGTACTGGCCAGCATGCGGGCCGCCGAGGACCAAACTGAGGCGGACCGGGCCACCGGCATCCCGATCCGGCCCGACCCGGCCGGCGGCTACGTCGGGCTCGGCGCCCGGATCTGGGCCTGGCTGCTGCTTCGTCAGCTCCTCGGCGACGGGCCGGTGTCCGCCGGTGTGACAGCCGGCGAACCGATGGCTGGCGAACCGATGGCCGACGAGGCGCTGCGCCGGGCGCGGGCGGTCGCCGCGCTGGTGCCGCCCGCTGTGCGGGCCGCCGATGCATACGACCTGCTGCGGGGGCCGGCCGGAGCGATCGTGCCGCTGCTGCGGCTGGCCGAGCTCGACGGCGACGCCCGCTGGGTGGAGACGGCCGGCGCGATCGGTGAACACCTGCGGGCCGCCGCCCGGCCGGCCGGCCCCACCGGCGGCAGCAGCCCGGCCAGCGGCGACGCCCAGGCATTTCCGACGGCGGCGTGGTGGCCGGGTCCGTTCGCCACCGACGGCCTGGGCGGGGTGTCGCACGGCGCCACCGGCATCGGCTGGGCGCTGTCCCACCTCGACGGCTGCCACGACCTGGCGGCGGCGGCGTTCCGCTACGAGGAGTCGCTCTACGACCCTGGCCTGCCCGGTTGGCTGGACATGCGCAAGCCGGAGCGGCCGACCGACGCTGCGGCGTGGTGCCACGGATCGGTCGGCATCGGCATCGTCGCCGCCGACCAACTGCGCCGCTCCCCTGACGCGCCGACCCGCGACCGCTGGACCGACATGCTGCGCCGGGCTGCGGCGGCGAGCTGGCCGGCGGGCATGGGTGCCAACCACACCCTCTGTCACGGCGAACTCGGCACCTGGGAGTTGCTGCGCGCGGCGATGGCCGCCGACGTGGCCCCGCCGCAGGTCGATGCCGACGAGCTCGACGCCCGGGTGCTGACCGGGATCGAGGAGTTCGGGGCGGTGGCCGGCCCCAACCGGGACGCGTTCCGGCCCGGTCTGCTGCACGGCATCGGCGGCATCGGCTACCAGCTGCTGCGGATGCATCCGCAGTGCCCGCTGCCGTCGGTGCTGCTGCCCGATCCCGGTCCCCCGGGTCGGCTGGCGTAG
- a CDS encoding helix-turn-helix domain-containing protein: MSVAVGRRVALWRVRRQMTQQVLADRIGRSKSWVEKVERGVRRLDRFSLIRQVAEVLRVDPAELIGPDRPSEHGGAVDGVAAVRAALASYEMFTAADSGPAVEREVTQRVEHAWSTYQHGDYPRLLRMTPELLDAARRLHATRPGPGPGAELLVRAYRVVALVLVKVGEPELAWLAADRALAVAGSDPVLAGSAAVPLGQALRGLGQDRLAMTTTVAAADRVAAASVECGTVYGTLLLQAGLAAAGCGETRSVGELLGRAADVAGRIGDGLDYRTASFGPAAVELAHVVAAVESGDARQAVRRHETATRRQAWRGLPAEHRAAYLVDAARAYLDLGDFAGAGRWLVEADRVVPAEIRCRPSVRTVVAEIARCGPDTAGVARLATALGLTTGTSRPGNLNDRLAGQRVKTASGS, encoded by the coding sequence GTGAGCGTGGCGGTGGGGCGTCGGGTCGCCCTGTGGCGGGTACGCCGGCAGATGACCCAGCAGGTGCTCGCCGACCGGATCGGCCGGTCGAAGAGTTGGGTGGAGAAGGTCGAGCGTGGTGTCCGGCGGTTGGACCGGTTTTCGCTGATTCGGCAGGTCGCCGAGGTGCTGCGGGTCGACCCGGCGGAGTTGATCGGCCCGGACCGGCCATCGGAGCATGGCGGGGCGGTCGACGGGGTGGCGGCGGTCCGGGCGGCGCTGGCCAGCTACGAGATGTTCACCGCCGCCGACAGCGGACCGGCCGTGGAACGCGAGGTCACGCAGCGGGTCGAGCACGCGTGGTCGACGTACCAGCATGGGGATTATCCCCGGCTGCTGCGGATGACACCGGAGCTGCTGGACGCCGCTCGGCGGCTGCACGCCACCCGGCCTGGGCCTGGGCCTGGGGCGGAGCTGTTGGTGCGGGCGTACCGGGTCGTGGCGCTCGTGCTGGTCAAGGTCGGCGAACCCGAGCTGGCCTGGTTGGCGGCCGATCGGGCGCTTGCCGTGGCCGGCAGCGATCCGGTGCTGGCCGGGTCGGCGGCGGTGCCGCTCGGGCAGGCGCTGCGCGGGTTGGGCCAGGACCGGTTGGCGATGACGACGACGGTCGCCGCCGCCGACCGGGTCGCTGCGGCATCGGTCGAGTGCGGCACGGTGTACGGGACGTTGCTGCTGCAGGCCGGGTTGGCCGCCGCCGGCTGCGGCGAAACCCGCAGCGTCGGTGAGCTGCTCGGCCGGGCCGCTGACGTTGCCGGCCGCATCGGCGACGGGCTGGACTACCGTACGGCGAGCTTCGGCCCGGCGGCCGTCGAGCTGGCGCACGTCGTGGCGGCCGTGGAGTCGGGCGACGCCCGGCAGGCGGTACGCCGACACGAAACGGCCACCCGGCGGCAGGCGTGGCGCGGGCTGCCGGCGGAGCATCGGGCGGCGTACCTGGTGGATGCCGCGCGGGCGTACCTCGACCTCGGTGACTTCGCCGGGGCTGGACGGTGGTTGGTCGAGGCGGACCGCGTCGTACCGGCTGAGATCCGCTGCCGGCCCTCCGTCCGTACGGTCGTGGCGGAGATTGCCCGGTGCGGGCCGGACACTGCCGGCGTCGCCCGGCTGGCGACGGCGCTCGGGCTGACGACCGGCACCTCACGACCAGGGAACCTGAATGACCGCCTCGCAGGTCAGCGGGTGAAGACAGCGTCGGGGTCGTAG
- a CDS encoding DUF6229 family protein, translating into MPTATQLDLDPALAEEIVTRWLTGTPVDGWENPAGQLFTSGDYAVQDITMTTSGCGTNCSSCTGSRPVQCC; encoded by the coding sequence ATGCCAACCGCGACGCAGCTCGACCTCGACCCGGCCCTGGCCGAGGAGATCGTCACCCGGTGGCTGACCGGTACACCGGTCGACGGCTGGGAGAACCCGGCCGGCCAGCTGTTCACCAGCGGCGACTACGCCGTGCAGGACATCACCATGACCACCAGTGGGTGCGGCACCAACTGCAGTTCCTGCACCGGCTCCCGGCCCGTTCAGTGCTGCTGA